A window of Paenibacillus sp. 19GGS1-52 contains these coding sequences:
- a CDS encoding copper amine oxidase N-terminal domain-containing protein has translation MSKMKFPAAALLLVMLIGIAPLTASAPLSASAAAVSASTAATIKSIKVQNMNVKMVFDGVSLLPPEGQYVFIHNNTTYVPLRFMSYALQKSVSWDAKNVKVTVAEPSSAEMVVIKEYLMNASNGTTVATKSIALNNVMASYEFNGTAKSVPTGQGSYILNGSLYVPLRFLSESVGNNITWDQKSKTITAASKAYIEQTDGNSTNPGQGNSGSGNQAVTATPAPTNSSGSAGSGAGTGTITYESITSATEGKLNALRAQSQSTLIGIALEYVAAKDDASKQSIMAKGKSQLASFTASFNSIVADAEQKLKANGYSTDIINQYRSTFEAELQAGLALAEGMGN, from the coding sequence ATGTCTAAAATGAAATTTCCAGCCGCAGCTTTATTGCTGGTTATGCTAATCGGAATAGCACCCTTAACGGCATCCGCACCCTTATCTGCATCAGCTGCAGCAGTAAGCGCAAGTACAGCTGCAACTATCAAGTCAATCAAGGTACAGAATATGAATGTGAAGATGGTATTTGACGGTGTAAGCCTGTTGCCTCCTGAAGGACAATATGTATTCATCCATAATAATACAACTTATGTTCCCCTACGCTTTATGTCATATGCTCTGCAGAAGAGTGTGAGCTGGGATGCCAAGAATGTTAAAGTTACGGTGGCTGAACCAAGCTCTGCAGAAATGGTTGTTATTAAAGAATACTTAATGAATGCATCGAATGGCACTACAGTCGCGACGAAGAGTATTGCCTTAAATAATGTTATGGCGAGCTATGAATTTAATGGCACAGCTAAGAGTGTACCGACGGGTCAGGGAAGTTATATATTGAACGGATCATTGTATGTTCCCCTGCGCTTTCTATCAGAGTCAGTAGGTAATAACATTACTTGGGATCAGAAATCGAAGACTATAACTGCTGCTTCAAAGGCCTATATAGAACAGACCGATGGTAATAGCACCAATCCTGGGCAAGGAAACAGTGGTAGTGGAAATCAAGCAGTGACAGCTACCCCAGCTCCAACAAATTCATCAGGATCAGCCGGTAGTGGAGCTGGAACTGGAACTATCACCTATGAAAGTATAACCAGTGCCACGGAAGGTAAACTTAATGCGCTTAGAGCTCAAAGCCAATCCACGCTTATAGGTATTGCTTTGGAATATGTTGCAGCTAAGGACGATGCCAGCAAGCAGAGCATTATGGCGAAGGGTAAATCACAGCTAGCATCCTTTACGGCTAGTTTCAATAGTATAGTAGCTGACGCAGAGCAGAAACTAAAAGCTAACGGCTATAGCACAGATATCATTAATCAATATAGAAGTACTTTTGAGGCCGAGTTGCAAGCTGGATTGGCTTTGGCTGAAGGTATGGGGAATTAG
- a CDS encoding sugar transferase: MRPYIIGKQIIDFILALIGILLLWPFFLIIAVAIRLNSKGPILFRQRRLGKNKTEFYILKFRTMRTDTPNEMPTHMLEDPDFFITKVGKFLRRTSLDELPQIINILKGEMSIVGPRPALWNQFDLIAERDKYGANDIKPGLTGWAQINGRDELPIEQKAKLDGEYVGDFSLFFDLKVFLLTVLSVLKSDGIREGVTDQEVTSNTEGATL, translated from the coding sequence ATGAGGCCATATATTATTGGGAAACAAATTATTGATTTCATACTGGCTTTAATTGGGATTCTCCTGTTATGGCCTTTTTTCTTGATCATTGCTGTTGCTATAAGACTGAATTCTAAAGGACCTATCCTATTCAGACAGAGACGATTAGGAAAGAACAAAACCGAGTTCTATATCCTTAAATTTAGAACGATGCGGACAGATACGCCTAACGAGATGCCAACTCATATGTTGGAAGACCCTGATTTCTTTATAACTAAAGTAGGAAAGTTTCTTAGGAGAACAAGCTTGGATGAATTGCCGCAAATCATTAATATCCTCAAGGGTGAAATGAGTATCGTAGGGCCCCGTCCGGCGCTATGGAATCAATTCGATTTGATAGCTGAACGGGATAAATACGGGGCAAATGATATTAAGCCAGGTTTAACAGGGTGGGCTCAGATTAATGGGAGGGATGAACTTCCCATTGAACAAAAGGCAAAACTGGATGGAGAGTATGTTGGCGATTTCTCACTTTTTTTTGACCTGAAGGTATTTCTATTGACTGTATTAAGTGTCCTTAAATCTGATGGTATAAGAGAAGGCGTAACGGATCAAGAAGTGACTTCAAATACCGAAGGAGCTACTTTATAA
- a CDS encoding NAD-dependent epimerase/dehydratase family protein, which yields MSKRKILITGKGSYIGTSLIKWLEQWPEQYEIVELSVRGTEWKLHDFSIYDVVLHVAGIAHVSADPNLEQQYYEINRDLAIEVANKAKREKVKQFIFMSSMIIYGSDSKIGENMVITKETKPDPADFYGRSKLEADIAIQKLSSEQFNTVLVRTPMVYGPNCKGNFPRLKKLAKSSPIFPDIGNQRSMIFVDNLCEFLRLVIDKKVIGIFYPQNKEYVSTSDIIRVMASAMNKKIKLVKIFNPSLKIMSNKINIINKIFGSKVYDQTLPPSFDYCVVDFENSIKISM from the coding sequence ATGTCCAAACGAAAAATATTAATTACCGGTAAAGGTAGCTATATAGGAACGAGTCTCATCAAATGGTTAGAGCAATGGCCTGAGCAATATGAAATAGTGGAATTGTCGGTCAGAGGTACTGAATGGAAGCTACATGATTTCTCTATTTATGATGTTGTGCTTCATGTAGCTGGAATTGCACATGTGTCTGCTGATCCTAATTTGGAACAGCAATACTATGAAATTAATCGAGACTTGGCTATTGAGGTTGCTAATAAAGCAAAGAGGGAGAAGGTTAAACAGTTCATTTTTATGAGCAGTATGATTATTTATGGATCTGATAGCAAGATTGGTGAAAACATGGTTATTACCAAGGAAACGAAACCAGATCCTGCTGATTTCTATGGGAGAAGTAAATTGGAGGCAGATATTGCTATTCAGAAATTGAGCAGTGAACAATTTAATACAGTCTTAGTTAGAACGCCCATGGTATATGGTCCGAATTGCAAAGGGAACTTTCCTAGGCTCAAAAAATTAGCTAAGAGCTCCCCAATATTTCCAGACATAGGAAATCAACGAAGTATGATTTTTGTGGATAATTTATGTGAGTTTTTAAGATTAGTCATCGATAAAAAAGTTATAGGGATTTTTTATCCTCAGAATAAAGAGTATGTAAGTACATCCGACATAATTAGAGTAATGGCTAGTGCCATGAATAAAAAAATTAAGCTAGTAAAGATATTCAACCCATCGCTAAAAATAATGTCAAATAAAATAAATATAATTAACAAAATATTTGGAAGTAAGGTCTATGATCAGACATTGCCCCCTTCATTCGATTATTGTGTAGTTGATTTCGAGAATTCAATAAAAATAAGTATGTAA
- a CDS encoding glycosyltransferase family 4 protein translates to MKKKVLLLGNHGFVIYNFRKELIQELLKDGYEVYISLPMDEKVATMVTWGCKFIETKVDRRGTNPISDLKLLLHYVHILRKVKPDVVLTYTIKPNLYGGLATRLLGIPCINNITGLGSGFSHNSVLKKFLSLLYKVSLKKSYCVFFQNTQDRNTLLESKSITSNHELIPGSGVNLMDFEYKQFPPEVTALTFIFIGRIMRDKGIDQYLEAAKIITQKYPNTIFNLIGFIEKTQPYYNEMINQYAEEGYIKYLGYQSDVKPFLEESHCIIQASHGGEGLSNVLLETAATGRVLIASDIPGCRETISEGNNGYTFQAKNTNSLVNKIEKFIHLSYLDKLQMGINSRTKVEREFDRNIVVQAYMSKVKEICS, encoded by the coding sequence ATGAAGAAAAAAGTATTGTTACTTGGGAATCATGGTTTTGTGATCTATAACTTTCGAAAAGAGCTAATCCAAGAACTGCTGAAGGATGGGTATGAAGTATACATTTCTCTACCAATGGATGAAAAGGTTGCAACTATGGTTACCTGGGGATGTAAGTTCATAGAAACGAAAGTGGACAGAAGAGGGACAAATCCTATTTCTGACCTAAAACTTCTTCTACATTATGTTCACATTCTCAGAAAAGTTAAACCAGATGTTGTTCTTACGTATACGATAAAACCGAATCTGTATGGTGGATTAGCAACCAGACTGTTGGGAATACCCTGTATTAATAATATTACTGGACTGGGAAGTGGTTTTAGCCATAATTCGGTGCTCAAGAAATTTCTATCACTACTCTATAAGGTTAGCCTAAAAAAATCATATTGTGTATTTTTTCAGAATACACAGGATCGAAACACTTTACTAGAGAGCAAATCTATTACAAGTAATCACGAGCTGATTCCAGGCTCAGGTGTGAATTTAATGGATTTTGAATACAAGCAATTCCCTCCAGAAGTAACAGCGTTAACATTTATATTCATTGGAAGAATTATGAGGGATAAGGGAATAGATCAATATCTTGAAGCGGCAAAGATAATAACACAGAAATATCCTAATACCATATTTAATCTGATTGGATTTATCGAAAAGACACAGCCTTATTATAACGAAATGATTAATCAATATGCTGAAGAAGGATACATAAAGTATCTGGGATATCAATCTGATGTTAAACCCTTTCTTGAAGAATCGCACTGTATTATTCAAGCATCTCATGGTGGCGAGGGCTTATCAAATGTATTACTTGAGACAGCCGCGACAGGAAGGGTTCTAATTGCTTCTGACATTCCAGGTTGTAGAGAGACTATATCGGAAGGTAACAATGGCTACACATTTCAAGCCAAGAATACCAATAGCTTGGTTAATAAGATTGAAAAGTTTATCCATTTATCTTACCTAGATAAATTACAAATGGGGATAAATTCGCGAACTAAAGTCGAGAGAGAGTTTGATAGAAATATTGTAGTGCAAGCTTATATGAGTAAGGTTAAAGAAATCTGCAGTTAA
- a CDS encoding UDP-glucose/GDP-mannose dehydrogenase family protein, producing MMSKIAVVGTGYVGLVSGAILSDFGHTITCVDIDQTKIDNLKNGIIPIFEPGLDVIVQKNYETKRLDFTTNIKEAVENNDVIFIAVGTPPADDGSADLKYVISVAQSIATYMNGYKVVVDKSTVPIGTGQKVKAMIQDTLNERGVEYRFDVVSNPEFLREGSAVQDFTHPDRVVIGAESEHAIEVMKEVYRVLYINETPFVETNIETAEMIKYASNAFLAMKITFINEVANVCEMVGADVQKVAKAMGQDGRISPKFLHAGPGYGGSCFPKDTLALARIAQDCGEPISLIETTVQANERQKLRMVKKIVNAMGNVEGKTIAILGVTFKPNTDDMRDAPSLVILPELAKHGANLKVYDPEGEKEGKWRLKDIEENIVWCDDTYQAIENTDAIVLLTEWNEFRNLDFDRLREINGGNYFFDLRNIYNKVTLIEKGFQYFGVGV from the coding sequence ATGATGTCTAAAATTGCGGTAGTTGGTACAGGATATGTGGGTTTAGTATCGGGAGCAATTCTTTCTGATTTTGGGCATACGATAACGTGTGTAGATATTGATCAGACTAAAATTGATAACTTAAAGAACGGAATAATTCCTATATTTGAGCCAGGGCTTGATGTCATAGTTCAGAAAAACTATGAGACTAAACGCCTTGATTTCACTACTAATATTAAAGAAGCAGTTGAGAATAATGATGTTATTTTTATAGCAGTTGGCACGCCCCCTGCTGACGATGGCAGCGCAGATTTGAAGTATGTAATTTCTGTAGCGCAAAGTATAGCAACCTATATGAATGGTTATAAAGTGGTTGTTGATAAATCAACAGTACCAATAGGAACGGGTCAAAAGGTGAAGGCTATGATCCAGGATACTCTAAATGAAAGAGGAGTGGAGTATAGGTTCGATGTTGTTTCGAATCCTGAGTTTCTAAGAGAGGGTTCGGCAGTACAAGACTTCACACATCCCGACCGAGTGGTTATTGGAGCTGAAAGTGAGCACGCGATTGAAGTCATGAAAGAGGTCTATAGAGTACTTTATATTAATGAAACTCCTTTTGTGGAAACCAACATTGAGACGGCTGAGATGATTAAATATGCTTCTAATGCATTTCTTGCAATGAAAATCACTTTTATCAATGAGGTCGCTAATGTATGCGAAATGGTAGGGGCAGACGTTCAGAAAGTAGCGAAAGCTATGGGACAAGATGGACGGATCTCACCTAAATTTTTGCACGCAGGACCGGGTTACGGCGGTAGCTGCTTCCCTAAAGATACTTTAGCTCTTGCACGGATTGCACAAGACTGTGGGGAACCGATTTCTCTGATTGAAACTACTGTTCAAGCAAATGAAAGACAAAAATTGAGAATGGTAAAAAAAATTGTGAATGCCATGGGTAACGTTGAAGGGAAGACAATTGCTATACTCGGTGTAACATTCAAACCTAATACAGATGACATGAGAGATGCGCCTTCACTAGTGATTTTACCTGAACTTGCTAAGCATGGTGCGAATCTAAAAGTCTATGATCCTGAAGGTGAAAAGGAAGGTAAATGGAGACTTAAAGATATAGAAGAGAATATTGTCTGGTGTGACGATACATATCAAGCTATTGAAAATACAGACGCAATAGTATTACTTACCGAGTGGAATGAATTTAGAAATCTAGATTTTGATCGACTTAGAGAAATAAATGGTGGGAATTATTTCTTTGATTTGAGAAATATTTATAACAAAGTCACGTTGATCGAAAAAGGCTTTCAATACTTTGGGGTAGGGGTTTGA
- a CDS encoding NAD-dependent epimerase yields MLLKPVDNTKTYLITGAAGFIGMHLSQKLLELGCRVIGLDNINDYYDINLKYSRLDILSKYDSFVFHKADLVDKVYLEKLFTEYNIDIVVNLAAQAGVRYSLENPDTYIQSNIVGFLNILEMCRHHQIKHLLYASSSSVYGANKKVPFSTEDMVDQPVSLYAATKKSSELMAHTYSHLFAIPTTGLRFFTVYGPYGRPDMAYFSFTKAIMEGKPIKVFNNGNMFRDFTYIDDIIDGIIRLIPNSPALIKVPPYKIYNIGNNKPEKLMDFIEAIESAVGKEAIKEYHPMQPGDVYQTYADVTDLINDVGFKPDTPIQEGIGRFVDWWSSYQK; encoded by the coding sequence ATGCTATTAAAACCTGTTGATAATACAAAAACATATCTTATTACTGGTGCTGCCGGCTTTATTGGTATGCATCTATCGCAGAAACTATTAGAGCTAGGCTGCAGGGTTATAGGACTCGATAATATTAATGACTATTACGATATAAACCTCAAGTATAGCCGTCTGGATATATTGAGTAAGTATGATAGCTTTGTATTTCATAAAGCTGATCTGGTTGATAAGGTTTATCTTGAGAAGCTCTTTACAGAGTATAATATTGATATTGTAGTAAATCTTGCAGCTCAGGCAGGAGTAAGATACAGTTTGGAAAACCCGGATACATATATCCAATCCAATATTGTTGGCTTTTTGAATATCCTTGAAATGTGTAGACATCATCAGATAAAACATCTTCTTTATGCATCATCAAGTTCAGTATATGGTGCGAATAAGAAGGTCCCATTTTCTACAGAGGACATGGTTGACCAACCAGTGAGCTTGTATGCAGCAACCAAGAAGTCGAGTGAATTGATGGCTCATACTTACAGTCACCTTTTTGCAATTCCAACCACCGGGTTGCGTTTTTTTACAGTATATGGACCCTATGGTAGACCTGATATGGCCTACTTTTCCTTTACCAAAGCAATTATGGAAGGCAAGCCTATCAAAGTATTTAATAATGGGAATATGTTTCGCGACTTCACTTATATAGATGATATAATTGACGGCATAATTCGGCTTATACCTAATTCTCCTGCACTGATTAAGGTGCCACCTTATAAGATCTATAATATAGGGAATAACAAGCCGGAAAAACTTATGGATTTTATCGAGGCCATTGAATCTGCAGTTGGTAAAGAGGCCATTAAGGAATATCACCCGATGCAGCCTGGGGATGTTTATCAAACCTATGCGGATGTCACTGATCTCATTAATGATGTTGGCTTTAAGCCAGATACTCCTATTCAAGAGGGAATTGGAAGGTTTGTGGACTGGTGGTCTTCCTATCAGAAGTAA